AGGGACATCTCCGACGATTTGACCAGTATCTATGTCAAGGGAAATTCCAAACTTGGACGTTGGCGTCTCCAACTGTGATAAGATGTTATCGACGATCTTCTTATCTACCCAAGTCCCGTCATAGTCCAACTGGCGATCGTACAGGGCTGTTAAAAGACTCATGCTTCCATCGGATACCCTTGCTTGCAGAAGCTGTCTGACGAGCGCGCCCGGATCTGCAAACTTCGATGGAGAGCCGCCAATTGCCAAAAGCAGCTGTCTAAACGCTGTTTCGTAGCTGACAAAAAAGTCTGCATACGATTTGTCCGAAATCCAGATTGGTATTGCACAATCGTCAATTCTCCCCGGCAAGAGAAGTCTGCGACCTACCCTCTTCTCAACCGTCTTGGCAGTTTCGACTTCACGTCGAACCCATTCGGACTGAATTGAATCACGAGAAAGAAGCACAAGAACGAAGTTTGAGTCACTAATTGCGTTGACGATCTTGGGCTCGAAGAACTCTCCAATAGGTACTTCCCATTGGTCAATCCAGACTTCTGCACCGTTGCTTATGATATCTGTTGCCAGCTTGAGCGCAAACTGCTGATCAAGTCTGGCGTAACTGATGAAAAGAAATGGTTTCATACCAGCGATTCCTTAATCGTGAACTAAAACGGACCCTGGGATGGTGTGTGCATAATAATTAGCTCTAGTGCGAGAGATCAATGTCGGCACAAAGTATAAGGTTTTGTTTTTGATCATGAATATAGATTAGTCCTTTTTGAAAATCTACGGCAGCCCCCACAATCCGCAGGGTCCGACCTGCTTTGTCGCCGTTGCCACGATCTAATAGAATATTTGCGGGGAAGACAGAAACTTCCTTCCCGCTAATCGCCGACAGTCCAACGACTCTAAATCGATCTTCAGGTCCTTGATCCGGGAAAAACAGGCGCTGCCCGGCAGGATCAACAAGTAAAGGTCCAAGCTGATAGAGATGCCCTAACCTGTAAACCCAGGTCTGCTTCATGACGCCATCTTCCATGATTTGAACCCCAGCTACAGATCGTTCCTTCGAATAGTCATCATCACCTAACTTGAGACAGCCTACCACCACGAATCCCCCAGGAGAAAGTTCGATTTGATCCGGCTGATAAGTCAGGGTGTCTGAATGTTCATCTGTTACCACGATGTCTTGAGATTTCATTCGCTCTGCTTTCTCAGCTTCTGTCAAGGCAAGCTCATCCGGGAAGAGGGCAGCGAAATTCTTCGGTAGATCCCACCTTGGAGGGGCATCGGGATTTCGGAGATCTAGCGAGAAGTACAGGGTGTTCCCCTCTTCATTCTCAAGCGAGAAGATCAAGGTCTTTTGATCGCCCACGAGGAAAAACTTGCCCAACGAATAGATATATTGATGAAGCGGGACGTCTTGCCGGTCCTCAAAGAAATCGGGAAGAAAATACAGAGGTCCGTTCTCAATTATCTCGGATTTTCCTGCTTTTAGTAGCGACCCAAGGGGGCGCAAGTCGGCAGGAGTCAGGCCAACAAATGACCGTACCTCAAGGGTAGTCAAATCGAGCAGGTGAAAGTCATACCTACAGTCTACAACGTAGGGAACACTATATTCATGGTCAGCTGAGTTCCAGGAATGACGCCCAATCTTGATGCTATTGTGATAGAATATGAGCACATTTCCTTTTTGCCTCCAGTGACCGAATGAGACTGAATTACCTGCCCCATAGCTTGTCGAAAGATCAGAATATTTCAATTCTTTCGAAAAGAAGGGTTTTAGTGTTGAGGGGTCAAGCAATGCCACAAACGCGTGGTTGTCCTTCTCTGCTTCAACCAATAATTGGCCGGATGCAAGATGATGAAGTTGTTCCCCCTCACTCAACTTTGTATATATCGTCTTTTCGGGCGCACCCTTTGCATTCAATGCAATTCTAACTACATGAAAGTCTTTGCCAGACTCATAAACCAAGAGCTCGGCAGGCTGAGACAAGTCTATAGTCACATTCTTCCCGCTTCTGTAAGGCAAGCGAACTCCCCAGCGTGTGTGCTTGAGGACTTTCTGTTGCTGTTCGGCCTCGGCAAAAGACTGATATTTTGGACGGGGGAATATTAATAGACACAGCATAACCGCCAAAGCACCTCCGATGAGAATCGGAGGAACCCAATTTTCATCGAAGAACGAAACTACTCGAAGTTTCATAATCGTCGGCCCCTCCCTCCACCAACAATCAATTCAGTGAACGGTTACCGTCAGCTGCATTCGCCTGATGCGGCTCGCATTATATCAGACTTTATGGATCTGGCTGGACTCCTCAACTAACCGTGCGTTAGTGCGCCGCTAATGGAGCAGCACCATCTTCCGCGTGGCCACGAAGCCGCCGGACTTGAGGCGGTTAAGCCGGATCTGGAAGCTCAGTCATCCCAGTCCAGCCAGCACTGGTAGGAGCACACGATGTCTCTGAAGAAACCAACGGTCTTCTCATAAGCACACTCCGGATGGACCCAGTGGTCGCCGTGTCCGGAGAATCCGGATGCCGCGCACTTCACAAGTTCACCGCCCCCCTCATCACAGATACAACAGCAATGATCGTCCTGCTCCGCATTCATTCGATTCATGCTTATCGTCTTCCTAAGATCCTGTCCAAGTTGCCGCTCGCAGACGACGGTTCCACGCTAGGTCTTATGTTCAAAATCGTACCATCCAGAAGAGGCACCGTCGTCAGGTAACGCAGTGCCACGCATATGAGTCACCTTATCTGACTTTATGGATCTGCCTGGACTCCTTCACTAATCATGCGTGAATGCGCCTACCGCAACACCACCTTCCGCGTGGTCACGAAGTTGCCTGCTGCACAACCACGGGCTAAGGTCTCCCTCTATCCACTGACAGAGGGAGACCTCCTCAACGTCAAGCGCCGCTGGCCAGCGTAGTTCCGCAGGTGTATCGTACTAACGTGAGCATCCTCATCTACAAGGAAAACGACAAGGTTGAGCGCCTTCATCGCATCCCGAGGTATCTTGCCGAGGGCGCGCCGCTTCCAAGCAGTGGGGATGGCCAGGCCAGAGAAGTAGTTCTTGTGGCATCGGAACTTCGTGACGACTTGTCCCAAACCACGGATCAATTTCGCCTCCATCTGGCTCTTCGCTCTCGACTCGCCCTTGGCCTCAACGAAATAGAATCTCCCGCCGCGCCGATGCCGAAATATCAAATCGCAACCCGTCTCATGTTTCTCGCGCGAGTCAACCTTCTTGTATCCCCTACTGTCCATGTATTTCTCGATGGCTCGCTTGACTTTCTCCTCAGTCATCATTGGAGTCTCCCGCTGTGCCTAATGCAGAGTGCCTCACTTGCGGATGCCCAAGAGTGCCCCCTGCAACCCGGGTTGGGCGCAGGCTCATAGGATCATGCGTCTGAGTACCACAAACACGGTTCTGACGAGTATTCCTAGATCAAGGCGTAACGACCGCTCTTCAACATACTTCAGATCGAGATCAATCATTTGGCGGGGATCGGGTACTGGCAAGTACGAGACCTGCCATAAGCCCGTCAAGCCAGGTTTGACAGACAGAATTCGTTTCTCTGCATCCAGCGTATCTTTCATATCGGCAGGCTGCCGCGGCCGTGGACCGACTAGGCTCAGTTCACCCTCGAGGACATTGTAAAATATCGGCAATGTGTCAAGGGAAGATTGCCTTAGGAATCTACCGAAATGTGTTAAGGGAAGATTAGACTCGGTAACCGACCTGGTCCGAAACTCGTACATATCAAACAAACGACCATATTGACCAACACGTTTGGAGCGGTTGAAAGCTGGGCCAGGCGATGCCAGCTTCATGCATAATGCGATCAGTATCATTACTGGGCCTAGAAAGAACAGACCTAAGGATGATATTGTGACATCGAAGAATCGTTTAAGTATTTGGCCTAATTTGTAGCTGATAGTCTTGTTAGTGGCCTTAGTGGTAAACGTACTGTACAGCAATAGCCAGATTGCAGGTGGAAGGAGAAAAACCAATTGTTCTGTTCTAGTTGCTTGCTGATTGCCGACAATCACTGCCAGAATCATTAGCAGGGAGATACTCGTGAGAACAATTGCAGAATAGGCCCCCAGACCAACTACAAGTCGGCTCAACACTCTTCTAAACAGCCAGCCCCCAGTCCTGGTTCTTATATCGAGATCAGTCTGATTCATGAACCTCACCTACTTCTATCTCCCGTCGGATGCTTCGTTGCGTGCGTAAGAGCATTATTCGAATGTCGCGGTATATCGTGATTATGACGGGGGCCAAAGTGGAAATGGCAAAGAGAACCTGGAACATGGATAGGACTAGACTGGGAATGCCGGTCGGTCTCAGGGGCGTGATGACTCTGCTGCTCACTAGCCACTGAACTGAGATCCAAAGGGCTAGAAATAAAGAGTTAATGATGCTAACCACGGCCCATATCGCAAAGAGACCGAGGGTATTCTTGAGTCCTACCCAGTCATTTGTTTCGCTCATTAGCCAATGTCCAACAAGCAATACCTGTTGCGTCTAAGTACGGCTCATGCCCTTTCCACATAAGTGCCTTCTTGCAGTATATCACGAGAGTACCCACTGCTGAGGGGAAAAGCGCTTGACGCGCCCCGAAATCCTGTAGTCCGCGCATACCGCTCGAACCTAGCCGCTGGATGGATAGCCACTTTTTCGCACTGCTTTCGGTTTTGCCAGGGCTTCTGCTATTCCAAGCGGGTTAGGCGGCGCTTCCCAGAGGCTAGGCGTCAATGCCCACCTCCCAAGAGATAAGGCCGCACAGCGCCTGTGTTGCGGCCGCGTGGCGAACTGTGGGACAACAGCGCCCTGCAATTGCCCTCATCTCCCAGATTCTTCGCATAATCCCGTTGACTGTCTCAGGGCACAGAGCGTTCATGGTCACAGCTTGAGAATCCACTGGAAGGGAGGTGAGCCCATGAAGCTTTCGACAGCTATCATGCGCTTCGACACTCAGCTTCGGGCAGACGGCAAGAGCGAGCGTACGCGGCAGGCGTACCTCAGGGATCTGGGCAAGCTCCAGGACTGGCTCGGCACCGATGGTGCGGTCACGGCCATCAATCCCAACACGCTCGCACGTTTCCTTGCCGATGGGAACGGCAAGCCAAAGTCCGCGCTCACCGTCAACAGAACCAAGACGGCCTTGCGTGTCTTTTTCCGCTTCCTCAGCGACGCAGGGTATCTGAGCGAAAACCCGGCAAGGCTCATTCGCTCGACCCCAACTGACAGGAGAGTGCCGAGCTACTTGTCTATCGACGAAGCGAGGGGATTGCTCGATGCAATCACCAACTCTGACAGCGCCCTTGCCACACGAGACCACGCGATGTTCTCGCTCCTCCTCGGCACTGGCATTAGGCTTGGCTCGCTTGTTGCCTTGAACGTATGCGATGTGAACCTCGCTGAGGGAACCGTGACAATCAAGGTCAAAGGTGGACGCGAAGAAACCGTCTTTCTCAACAAGCAACTCTGCCGGCTGCTCGGTGGGTACGTCAGACCTCTGAACGCGACTGATGGAACGCCGCTCTTCTCCTCTCGCCACGGCGGTAGACTTGGCCCGCGCCAGGTTCAACTGAGGCTTAAGCACTGGCTCGCGAACGCTGGCATCGCCCGGCCACTCTCGATCCACTCGCTGAGGCACACCTTCGCCACCCGGCTCTACAGCAAGACCGGTGATTTGCGGTTGGTGCAACGAGCCTTGGGCCACAAGCACATCACAACTACCGAGATCTATGCCAGGGTGGAGGACAGCGCACTCAGGAAGGCGCTGGAAAATCTCTCTTTGTGATGGTTCGTCGAATCGGCACTATACGAAGTTGGGCTTGACGGGGCGGCTCCCTCCAGGTGACTGAGAGGTATTTGTCTCTTGAGATGTAGTAGCTATGTGATAGAGGTTTTCGCTTGTGTTAGCGATACTCTGGTGATATAGTACGACCGTGAGTCAATTGAAAGTGACTCAGCACATCGGATCTCTGACTCTGATAATGGCGGATGCACCAATGTTTCGTGGCCCTGCACAATTCGTGCGTCTGCAGAGGAGATTGAGCCCTGCAGGGTTTGCGGTGGGGCTTTTCTGTCTGGTTGGAGGTGGACAGGCTCAGCTCGACTTGCTCCCGAGTGTCTCGGCCGAGGTTTGCTTCGGGTCAGGAGCCTTGGGTTTCCCTTGGTAGTAGGAGGTGCGCCGATGAGACAAAAGTTAGCGGGTCTTCTCATCCTGCTCGTCGGGATTACGATGACAGCGGCTGTTGCCGGAGCCAAGGAGATCGAGAGACGAGTACCCATCGTTGATGATGGAACCAGTATGCTTCCGATGGGTCGCGTGTACGGCGTGAACGCGGCCATGCAGGGCACTGACACGTTCTACTATGGTGGAACGGTCATATCCGGTGGCGACACTCTCGCTGCCACGCCTGCTGCTGCCGGCTGGGCAAACGCGAAGATGTGGACTTGGAGTCCTGCCGGTTACAACGGCACTCCCCATAGCGGCCTCAACATGGATGGCTGGCGCGGCCTGGACCGAACAGATCAAGTGGAAGACTACATGCACGTTGCGAGCAGCACGAGCACCGATCCCTATTACAACATTGGGGATTGCGTGATTGCCGGCTACAAGTCTCTGTTCTGCGGTATGACAAACCAGCAGTGTACAGATCTCTGTGTCAGTGACGTGAATGGCACTGGCTATGGCAACAACATGCGCCAGACCGTTGCCACGCCGACCTATAGGTACTATGGCGGCGACGCAGTCACTCTCGGTTACAAGTATCACGATGAGAGTGAGCCGGGTTTGGACTACGGTCACTGCATACTGCAGATTTATGATGCGGACGCTTGGGAGTGGGTCAACCTTGACACGCTGGCGACGTACACTGACGTGATGGACGGGACGGAGAGCATAGACGTCGGTTCATACCTGGCGATCTATACCGATTCGGTTGATTTCCGCATCGCGTTCAAGTTTGACTCGGACGGTGGGTACTCGGACGAGGACGGCTACTATACAACCGAGTGCGGTGGTCTGGAAATCGACAACTATGTGCTCACCATCAACTCGACGCCCGTGGAAAGCGAGGACTTTGAGTCCGTCGCTGACGGTAGTTTGCCGACCGGGTGGGAGCATTACTATGGCGGCGCTTGCGGCGACTACGCTCACGTGGCGCACGTCAACGATCTGCCCCTGATGTTGAGCCAGGATGTTTGCTGGACCGTTGTTGGTTCGTCGTGGTGCGCGATGGCGGACAGCGTGTTGGTGTTCTACGATGAGAGCAACCTTGCCTATCCGCATCCGTTGTGTCAGGACAACGTTGCGTATTCGCCGGTGATAGATTTCTCGGGGCATCCTGGGTTGCCTGGCAAGCTGTTCAGCTGTGAGAGGTTTGGGTATTCGCCGCTCGTCATGTACATCTTCTTCTACTACGAATGCAGGTATGCGCCTGCGTGCGCGTCAGGTGGATGGAGTGGATGGTTGAGCGACGGTTACGTTTACTACACGGGTGAGACAGCGTCATGTCGTCCGTTGACCTACGACATATCGACGTCGCTACCGCCGACAGCTACTAAGGCACAGATAGCGTACGGCGTTATCAACTATTGCGATGAGGATCCGTGGGGATACCACGACTGTTCTTACACATGTAACGCTACACCGTACTTTGACAACGTGTCGTTTGGTTTGTACGGGTCTGACTTGGCTCCGTACATCAGCATGAGAGAGCTGGATTATTTCCAGGATCAATTTGCTGAAGACGGAACTCTGAGCCCGACATCCACGGCAGACACGAGAATAGCAGGCTATTTGAGTGACCTCGATCCTCCGATCTTTGGAGACACGATGGTGTGCCGTGGTGGTGCGGATGACATGGAAGTGTGGTTGACCTTCCGTATGGCGAAGGTGGGGCCGCAGCAGCCTGTTTCGAACGCGTTCTTCACGACGTGGTTCCCGACAGTTACTACGGGTGCGTGGCAAGAGGCCAGGATGGACACTGGTCGTGCCACCGCTTCTGGTGGAGCTACGACGATCGACGTTCCCGGGACCTGGATGACCTGCTTCCACGAAGCTGATCCTGTCAGGGTAGCGAACGCGTTGCCGGAATTGACCGAGATACTTCCGAACAACTTGTTTGTACCCGGAACTAGGATTGAGTACTTCCTGAAGGCACGTTACACGGGATCGAGCTACTGGTTCTTGCTACCTGACACGACTGGTGGAGTTTCGGAGGAGTTTGAGATTCTGCCGATGATGAGGAGCGACGATTACGGTGGCGTGGAGTGGCCATGCTTGATAGTTGCAGATCATTTTGGTCAAAGAGGTAACTGGGGTCTGAGGAACTCTGATAGGATTGCTCAGCATCTAGCGGCTAACAACTACGCCTACGACATGTTCAACAAGCTGGGACCGACGAGCGCGTTGAAGAACGGTATTGCTCGTTGGGCGGCCAACACCGGCCAGATTGGTGGACCCGGGACCGACAAGTACAATTGGGGTCCTGGCGCGACAGTTGTACAGATGTTGGCCTACAGCTATTGCATGTTAAACGCAGGTACGCAGCTCAACTACAGCATGTATGAGCAGGACGTTGACCTGATCAACAGTTGGTTGGTCAGGTACTCATACTATGATTCTCCCAGATTCTTCTGGTTGAGTGGCAATGGGGCTGCGAGATGGTTGTACAACCAATCTATGGCTAGCAGGGCGTTTCTGAACAACATTCTGGGCACTTCGTACGTGACCAAGGACTACGCGGCGTTCACGGGCGACTACACCTACTGCTTGCCTGTGAGAGGCGTAGCAGGTGGTGCGTTGCCCGACACGACGTTGTTTGTGATTCGCTCGAACGGGTGTTTGAATACGTACAACGTGCTAGGAGTGTCCGGTTCTGCAGCTGGCGCGAAGGCTGAGAGGCAGTATGACTCGAGGCCGACGGCCAGGTACGCGGCAGTCAGCAACAACGTTGCGGTTAATGATGTTACACACTACAAGTCGTTGGTAGAGGGGTACGACAACTGCTTCGTCAGGACTGACGGTTCCCTCGGGTATCCTGCCTGCGGCAACGACAACATCCTGACTCAGTGGTTCGCCTGGGTACTGGGTTGGGCTGGCTACTCCGAGTACTGGGCGCCGTGGTGCCAGTGCCCGGGGGAAGTCTGTTGCTGTCTTCCCCCCGGCGTCGATCCTATCAGTGCGCCGCCTGCAGTGAGTACGTCGTTGACGCAAGCGTATCCGAACCCGATGAATCCGACAGCCGCTATGAAGTACACCGTGGGTGCGCCTGGTAAGGTAAGCCTGAAGGTGTTCGATGTTAGTGGCAGGGTCGTCAGGACGTTGGTAGACGAGACGAAGGCTACGGGTCGGTACACCGTGATTTGGGACGGTAGAACGGATCGTGGTGATAAGGTCGCTAGTGGTGTGTTCTTCTATCAACTTGACGCTCCCGGATACAAGAGTGCGAAGAAATTGGTGATTGCCCAGTAGCCTCGCCTTGAAGCCGGCGACTTCGTGGCCACGCGGAACGTGGTGATAGTCAAGTAATTGCACCTAGGAGCCAAACACAATCGAGGGGCTGGCTCAGCGCTGGCCCCTCTTGCTGTCATCGCGCAAAGACTCTATGTGGCCGGACAACGTGGTCACGAAATTGCATACTGTCCATGGCTCGATACCACTCTATTTATCATCAAGCGGTATCGGCGCAAGCCCACGTTCAAGCCTGTACTTGTTGACGATCTGACGGAAATCGAGCGTTGACTGTTTCTGCTCCGCGTTCACCGTCTGCGTCACCACAAAACCCTTGCGAGAGATGAAGCCAGAAAGCTCGGCCAACCTCTCCAGTATCTCCACGGCCCTCTGCAACAAGATAGCCTGCGCATACGGATCAGGGATCCTCGTCCCTTCCTTCGTTTGTCTCTGCGCATCCTTGTACGCCATCAACGCAAGCGAGAAGAGTCCCTCAAGCTTCGTCACAATCTCACTCTTCCGCTCGACCGAGTTCAGGGCCTTCGCGTTCTCCTGCATGCAAAGCTGGTAGTCTCTCCAGGCACGCTCCCCCGTCATGGGCTCAAACCCATACGCACAGATCCGCTCCCCTATTTGGTCAAACGTGAGGTTACCGATGGTCCGAAGCTCTGCAACTCTCTTGCGCCGTTCCCCATAGTAGACCCGGCCTCTGATGGGGCGATGTCTTCTGACTGCCTTCACGTCTCCATCCCCGGGGGCAACCTGGTCAGGCAACTGCTTCTCTGACGCGCTCATAGCCCCCTCCTATCAGATTGCCGTCCCTGAGCAAGAGAGCCTTCTGCCCTGTGAAGCGCTCCCATCTCACCACTGCCATGTCCACGTAAGTCGGGTCGAGCTCCACCGCATAGCAGACCCTCGTTGTCATCTCGGCAGCTATGATGGCCGTCCCGAAGCCCGCAAACAAATCAAGGCATGGCTCGAGTGATAGAGCGTTGTTCCTCATCGCCCTTGCGAAAAGCTCCACAGGTTTCTGCGTGGGATGTTTGTGATCGGTCTCTCGCGTGACTTCCCACACCGTCGACTGATTCCTCATGCCCACGAACCTGTGCTTCGCTCCCCAACCGTAGAGGCAAGGTTCATGACGCCAGTGGTAGTCTGCTCGGCCAAACTGGAAGTTTTCCTTCACCCACACTATTTCCTGATGGACTTCGACTCCGACTGACCTCAAAGCCTCGATGAATATGTCTCTCGTCACGCTCGCATGCCACACGTACCAGGAGGCATCCGGCGTTGAGACTTGAGCAGCAGCCTTGAATGCCGCAGTCAGGAACTCCAGCAGCTTCTCTCCCTCAAGGTCGTCGTTAGCAATGGGGCGATACACGATGCCGCCTCCGTGCTTCGTCGGGCTTACCTTCCTCCGGTGCTGGTTACCGTCGTAGGCAACGCCGTAGGGCGGGTCAGTGGCAACGAGCACAGCCTTCGCTCCGTCCATGAGCCGCTTCAGCGTCTCCGGCTTTGTTGAGTCGCCGCATAGAAGGCGGTGTCGGCCAAGTTGCCAGAGGTCACCTGGTTTGCTTACGGCCTTCTCAGGCTCCTCCGGAATGGCGTCCGGATCGACCAACCCCGCGTACCCTTCTGGCGGAAAGAGCTTCTGAAAGTCAGTCTCCAGGATATCCAATCTCAGCGCTGCTGTAAGTTCAGGCAGCTCTATCTTGAGTTCCTGAAGAATCACTCCCAAGCCAGCACTCCAGTCGCCCTGGATGTGACGGCTGTTGAGAGCGATGTTCAGCGCCTTCTCACGCTCGGGGTCAAGGTCCACTACCACGACATTCGTGCTCTTGACCCCGGTCTGCTCCAGCACCTTGAGCCGTTGGTGGCCTCCCACAACGTGGCCGGTTCTCTCGTTCCAGACGATTGGTTCCACAAGACCGAACTCGCCGATGCTGTGGGCAAGCCCGTCGAGAGCATCGTGTGAGATCTCGCGCGGGTTGTAAGGCGCAGGCTCAAGCTTCTCGATGTCCACTTCTCGAATGTCCATTTCCATCTTATCTCCCATTCTTCCCCAGCAACGACGGAAGCGCGGGTCGGTTGGTGCTCCTAATGTCGGGCGAGTCTAGCTGCCACGAAATCGCAGAGCGCCCGCGCCTCCGCATCTAAAGCAAAAAGCCCGGTTGGCTGTGAGACCAACCGAGCCCACTCATATACATCAATAGCGCAGAACTCGCGTGCTGTCAATCCCGCGACCAAAAAGCTCCGAACTTATCTCACGAAATTGGATGCGCGTTCTGGCAGCTGCGGTTGAAGGTCAATACCCGTGTCCTCAAAGGGTCAGTTGACGCCAGCTAGGTATTCAGCAAAATGCCTACGTACCTGCCGATTACCAACAAACTGCCAAAGTAGTCGGTAGTTGCTCTGTTCTTTCCGAATGCGTCCAGCCACAATGGCTGGGTCAATTCCCAGTCTCTTGGCGTATTCCCTAAGTGCGCCCGGGGTGTAACTCCGACGTACCGATGTGCCTGCCCAACTTCTTGGCGGAATCAGCGACTTCTCAGCGAACGAGTCTGCTTCTTTTTCCTCTGAGTCCCCCTGGGCGTCAAGGTCATCGAAATACTGTTTCTTCTCCGATTTTTCAATGTGCAGAGCCAGATGGCCCAATTCATGGCACAGACAAAACCAGAAATTATCCAGCCGATCGTACCTCAGTGTTACCGCTACCACCGGCGTCTTATTATCAATCAGCATTGCTGCACCATCAAGGTGGGTCCGGGGCAGGTGTGATAGAACCACAAAATGGATTCCACTTTTCCCCAGAAATTCCTTTGCGAGCAAGGGGCCCTCACTGAAACTGCTCAGTCTCACTAGCTTATGCATAAACTCATCATCTATGGTGCCCGGTTTATATGCTGCAGACAGAGTTTGGCCGCGCGCCAGCTCTACTACGCGAGCCGCCCATCCTGCGAGGGAATAGTCGTCCATTTGCGAGCCGCGTCGGACGTGCTGCCGCAAGAATACTGACCCTACCCCCGCTATTCTTGCTCGTTTGAACAGCCCAGTCACAAGCTCCTCCGCACAGTCAAGGGCATCTGATGGCCTGCCGCGGAATTCAGGAAACATATGGCGTATAGCCATCTCTTTAATCGGGAATCTGTTCCACTCGGTTGACGATTGGGTTTCGGTCGTCGCCGAATCCTGCCGTTGCAGGAGAGCCTCTGCTGGAATGCCAAGTCCCGCGTGAAGAGCCCGGATCATTCTGAGGGTAAGCGGCCGCTTACCACTAAGTACTTCTGAGACTCGGCTACGGCTACCGAAATACGGCACCAGATCACGTTTCGTCAACCCTTGCTGTTCCATCCGAAACTCGATCGCCTCTATTGGAGTCGGCGCTGCGACCGGGAAATGTTCTTCTTCGTATGTTGAAACGAGGAGGGCGAGAAGCTCAAGGCGGTCTCTTTCCTCAGTGCGCGCCGCAGGGTGATGCTGCATAAGCTTCTCCACTTCACGGACAGCCATCTTGTGCTGGCTTTCCGTCTTTATTACCTTAACCATCAGATACCTCCTAGTCTCTCCTTGAATATTCAGCGTGTGTGCCAACCCATCGGATCACTACAATGCTGAGT
The genomic region above belongs to Candidatus Eisenbacteria bacterium and contains:
- a CDS encoding ImmA/IrrE family metallo-endopeptidase; the encoded protein is MVKVIKTESQHKMAVREVEKLMQHHPAARTEERDRLELLALLVSTYEEEHFPVAAPTPIEAIEFRMEQQGLTKRDLVPYFGSRSRVSEVLSGKRPLTLRMIRALHAGLGIPAEALLQRQDSATTETQSSTEWNRFPIKEMAIRHMFPEFRGRPSDALDCAEELVTGLFKRARIAGVGSVFLRQHVRRGSQMDDYSLAGWAARVVELARGQTLSAAYKPGTIDDEFMHKLVRLSSFSEGPLLAKEFLGKSGIHFVVLSHLPRTHLDGAAMLIDNKTPVVAVTLRYDRLDNFWFCLCHELGHLALHIEKSEKKQYFDDLDAQGDSEEKEADSFAEKSLIPPRSWAGTSVRRSYTPGALREYAKRLGIDPAIVAGRIRKEQSNYRLLWQFVGNRQVRRHFAEYLAGVN